TGACAGCACTACAGAAAAAAATTGATGGAGGTCGTTTCCATTAATCTCTTTTTCAGTTTTTCTCTCGCTCGCTGAAGCTGTGTTTTTACCGTGTTGGAAGAGATTTTCTTTAGGCTGGCAATTTCTTTTGTTTTAGCCCCCTTCAAATATTTCATGGTGAAGATGTCCCGCATTTCTTTCGGAAGCGACTCCAGCGCCTGATGTATTTGATCTGCAATATCAGGGTCCTGCAGGAGTGACGGATCGGCGCTGTTTAAACTGGCCTCCAGAAACAACAAATTGTGCTTGTCTTTCACTTTCAAATCACGCAGATAGTTCAGACACCTGTTGCGCACCGATTGATAGAAGTAAGCCCGGAGAGAACTTTTCACATCCAGATGCTCTCCGTTCTCCCACAAATAAATGAAGAAATTCTGCACAATGTCATCGCTGACAGTCTTGTCAAAAACAAATCCGTCGGCATACCTGATTAGCGAGACGTAATAATCCCGAAACAGCACCTCGAATACTTTACTGTTACGTTTCCTTATTTCATCAAGCAGTA
This Prolixibacter sp. NT017 DNA region includes the following protein-coding sequences:
- a CDS encoding RNA polymerase sigma-70 factor; protein product: MKIEDKILLDEIRKRNSKVFEVLFRDYYVSLIRYADGFVFDKTVSDDIVQNFFIYLWENGEHLDVKSSLRAYFYQSVRNRCLNYLRDLKVKDKHNLLFLEASLNSADPSLLQDPDIADQIHQALESLPKEMRDIFTMKYLKGAKTKEIASLKKISSNTVKTQLQRAREKLKKRLMETTSINFFL